A region of Burkholderia lata DNA encodes the following proteins:
- a CDS encoding thiolase C-terminal domain-containing protein → MTMTPRPVAAIVGMGDAYASRANRKDPLQLAAEATLNALADAGIGKDQVDAVFTGRSPWADKRSQWSNIFISHMQMPVTITSELTMHGAGLTSTLAIASQMIAAGRAEYVLCLQSDATELFVDAVAMGAEADADPQFEVPYGPTIPALYAQAAQRYFHEFGITESDLADVAIANQRWGRHHPHAAKAKFGEIDRAAVLSSPYVATPLRRWMCSTWGGGTGGALVVTSPENARHAPNPVYLMGYGSATTHEYLTDRMNLRTCRFDSIGVLPNLTTTATAEAARQAYAMSGLTPSDVDMAQLSVNFAHMGPIVMEDLGFAKKGRGIDVYREGRTGVDGDLPTDTNGGWLSFGQPGISCNMDSIIEAVRQLRGQPLGLAPSRRPETVLVQGAGGMLAAGAVLLLSSAT, encoded by the coding sequence ATGACCATGACTCCCCGTCCGGTTGCGGCGATCGTCGGCATGGGCGACGCCTATGCGTCGCGCGCGAATCGCAAGGACCCGCTGCAGTTGGCCGCCGAGGCGACGCTCAATGCGCTCGCCGACGCGGGCATCGGCAAGGACCAGGTCGACGCGGTGTTCACGGGCCGTTCGCCGTGGGCCGACAAGCGCTCCCAGTGGAGCAACATCTTCATCTCGCACATGCAGATGCCGGTGACGATCACCAGCGAGTTGACGATGCACGGCGCGGGCCTGACGTCGACGCTCGCGATCGCGTCGCAGATGATCGCGGCAGGGCGCGCGGAATACGTGCTGTGCCTGCAGAGCGATGCGACCGAGCTGTTCGTCGACGCGGTCGCGATGGGTGCCGAGGCCGATGCGGATCCGCAGTTCGAGGTGCCATACGGCCCGACGATTCCGGCGCTCTATGCGCAGGCCGCGCAACGCTACTTCCACGAGTTCGGCATCACCGAAAGCGACCTCGCCGATGTCGCGATTGCGAACCAGCGCTGGGGCCGCCATCACCCGCATGCGGCGAAGGCGAAGTTCGGCGAGATCGACCGTGCGGCGGTGCTGTCGTCGCCGTATGTCGCGACGCCGCTGCGCCGCTGGATGTGTTCGACCTGGGGCGGCGGTACGGGCGGCGCGCTGGTCGTGACGTCGCCGGAGAACGCACGCCACGCGCCCAATCCGGTGTACCTGATGGGCTACGGATCGGCGACGACGCACGAGTATCTGACCGACCGGATGAACCTGCGCACGTGCCGGTTCGACAGCATCGGTGTGTTGCCGAACCTGACGACCACGGCCACCGCCGAGGCAGCGCGCCAGGCTTATGCGATGTCGGGGCTGACGCCTTCCGACGTCGACATGGCGCAGCTCTCGGTGAACTTCGCGCACATGGGGCCGATCGTGATGGAGGATCTCGGCTTCGCGAAGAAGGGGCGCGGTATCGATGTCTATCGCGAAGGCCGCACGGGCGTCGACGGCGACCTGCCGACCGACACGAACGGCGGCTGGCTGTCGTTCGGGCAGCCCGGCATTTCCTGCAACATGGACAGCATCATCGAAGCGGTCAGGCAGTTGCGCGGGCAACCGTTGGGACTGGCGCCGTCGCGCCGTCCTGAAACCGTGCTGGTGCAGGGCGCGGGCGGGATGCTGGCCGCCGGCGCCGTGCTGCTGCTGTCGTCCGCAACGTGA
- a CDS encoding acyl-CoA dehydrogenase family protein, with product MANFLDESQTMWLDTVNKFMDNEITVEYVRKCDMNRDYPYEAYDKIAKQGWLGILIPESEGGSGGDIFDYSLMAEGLGKFGFDFACSVLVPTFTAMNIIKFGTPEQKKQYVQPFIDGKIRFSVSISEPDAGSDAANTKTRARRDTNGDWIVSGQKLWCSGAAAKDTVIAMLVRTSTDDKHKGLSVLLIPNNTPGMVINKLPTLSRHATGTTEIFLDEVRVPGDALLGEEGQGWKIITEHLELERCAVAAAYTGNAQQAVTTATRYAHDRIQFDHQLYDFQVIRHLLADCQTKVDAARLLCYRAAQLAADHVPCSREVSMAKLYGSETLKECALAGMQILGGYANLPEADMERYLRESIQSTIGGGTSQIQRTIIAKSMRQ from the coding sequence ATGGCTAACTTTCTCGACGAATCGCAAACGATGTGGCTCGACACCGTGAACAAGTTCATGGACAACGAGATCACGGTCGAATACGTGCGCAAGTGCGACATGAATCGCGACTACCCGTACGAGGCGTACGACAAGATTGCGAAGCAAGGTTGGCTCGGCATCCTCATTCCGGAGTCAGAAGGCGGCTCGGGCGGCGACATCTTCGATTACTCGCTGATGGCCGAAGGTCTCGGCAAGTTCGGTTTCGACTTCGCGTGTTCGGTGCTGGTGCCGACGTTCACCGCGATGAACATCATCAAGTTCGGCACGCCCGAACAGAAGAAGCAATACGTGCAGCCGTTCATCGACGGCAAGATCCGCTTCTCGGTATCGATCTCGGAACCGGACGCAGGCTCGGATGCCGCGAACACGAAGACGCGCGCCCGCCGCGACACCAACGGCGACTGGATCGTCAGCGGCCAGAAGCTGTGGTGCAGCGGCGCCGCAGCGAAGGACACCGTGATCGCGATGCTGGTGCGCACGAGCACCGACGACAAGCACAAGGGCCTGTCGGTGCTGCTGATCCCGAACAACACGCCGGGGATGGTGATCAACAAGCTGCCGACGCTGTCGCGTCATGCCACGGGCACGACCGAGATCTTCCTCGACGAAGTGCGCGTGCCGGGCGATGCGCTGCTGGGCGAGGAAGGCCAGGGCTGGAAGATCATCACGGAACACCTGGAACTCGAACGCTGCGCGGTGGCAGCGGCATACACGGGTAACGCACAGCAGGCCGTGACGACCGCCACGCGCTACGCGCACGACCGTATCCAGTTCGACCATCAGCTCTACGACTTCCAGGTGATTCGCCACCTGCTCGCCGACTGCCAGACGAAGGTCGATGCAGCACGCCTGCTCTGCTATCGCGCCGCGCAGCTCGCGGCCGATCACGTGCCGTGCAGCCGTGAAGTGTCGATGGCGAAGCTGTACGGCTCGGAAACGCTGAAGGAATGCGCGCTGGCCGGCATGCAGATCCTCGGCGGTTACGCGAACCTGCCGGAAGCCGACATGGAACGCTACCTGCGCGAGAGCATCCAGTCGACCATCGGCGGCGGCACGTCGCAGATCCAGCGCACGATCATCGCGAAGTCGATGCGTCAGTAA
- a CDS encoding Zn-ribbon domain-containing OB-fold protein — protein sequence MTETHLPNAWPQPYRLLDAQPYWDALAEDRLTYQRCTDCSEAVWPAHSFCTHCGGKSLNWTEASGRGEIYSHSTIMRGPTPVWADIVPYTVGFIRMDEGYYLFAQIDEAPEAIRIGQRVEARIIQRGEQKLPVFVLSAS from the coding sequence ATGACCGAAACCCATTTGCCGAATGCCTGGCCGCAGCCGTACCGGCTGCTCGACGCCCAACCGTACTGGGACGCACTGGCCGAAGACAGGCTGACCTACCAGCGCTGTACCGACTGCAGCGAGGCCGTGTGGCCGGCCCATTCGTTCTGCACGCACTGCGGCGGGAAGTCGCTGAACTGGACCGAAGCGTCGGGCCGTGGCGAGATCTACTCGCACAGCACGATCATGCGCGGGCCGACGCCGGTCTGGGCCGACATCGTCCCGTACACGGTCGGCTTCATCCGGATGGACGAAGGCTACTACCTGTTCGCGCAGATCGACGAAGCGCCCGAAGCGATCCGGATCGGCCAGCGCGTCGAAGCGCGGATCATCCAGCGAGGTGAACAGAAGCTGCCGGTGTTCGTGCTGTCGGCATCCTGA
- a CDS encoding CaiB/BaiF CoA transferase family protein gives MLRDLPLSGVVVVELSDSASAPFAGRVLAALGAEVWKVERPTGDSARGWGPSEWKGSGAAYHGLNRGKRAICIDIKDREQLETLHQLIAERADVFLHNLRPGSSAEYGLDSDSLRVTKPELVYCEIGAFGHLGPMNTLPGYDPLMQAFSGIMSITGEEGQSPVRAGVSIVDFGSGLWAVIGVLSALYRRQVKHCGATVNGSLLETALAWMTVSIANYNADGDTGGRHGSGVAFIVPHRAYSTTDGHLIVSSANDTLFAKLCAALDRPEWALDDRFATNAARLKNRTEIDRLIGERLSTDTRAAWQARLQAAGIPVAPIQTTAEVVDHAQTHALGIIEKPSDDEIGLVGLPLSFDGKRTPPLHAARDIGADNPSLDALLNASRQA, from the coding sequence ATGTTACGCGATCTGCCGCTGTCGGGTGTCGTGGTAGTCGAACTGAGCGATAGCGCGTCGGCGCCGTTCGCCGGAAGGGTTCTGGCGGCGCTGGGTGCCGAGGTCTGGAAGGTCGAGCGCCCGACGGGCGACTCGGCCCGCGGTTGGGGGCCGAGCGAATGGAAGGGCAGCGGTGCTGCGTATCACGGGCTCAACCGTGGCAAGCGCGCGATCTGCATCGATATCAAGGATCGCGAACAGCTCGAGACGCTGCACCAGCTGATCGCGGAGCGGGCGGACGTCTTCCTGCACAACCTGCGACCCGGCTCCAGCGCCGAATACGGTCTCGATTCCGACAGCCTGCGTGTGACCAAGCCGGAACTGGTCTACTGCGAGATCGGTGCGTTCGGCCATCTCGGCCCGATGAACACGTTGCCCGGCTACGATCCGCTGATGCAGGCGTTCTCGGGGATCATGAGCATTACCGGCGAAGAAGGGCAGTCGCCGGTTCGCGCCGGGGTGTCGATCGTCGATTTCGGCTCGGGGCTGTGGGCCGTCATCGGCGTCCTGTCTGCGTTGTATCGTCGCCAGGTCAAGCATTGCGGCGCAACCGTCAACGGTTCGCTGCTGGAAACCGCGCTGGCGTGGATGACCGTCAGCATCGCGAACTACAACGCGGACGGCGATACCGGCGGCCGCCATGGTTCCGGCGTCGCGTTCATCGTGCCGCACCGCGCGTATTCGACCACGGACGGTCACCTGATCGTCAGCTCGGCGAACGACACGCTGTTCGCGAAGCTGTGCGCGGCGCTGGATCGCCCCGAATGGGCGCTCGACGATCGGTTCGCGACCAATGCGGCGCGCTTGAAGAACCGGACGGAGATCGATCGCCTGATCGGCGAGCGCTTGTCGACGGACACCCGCGCGGCATGGCAGGCACGCTTGCAGGCGGCCGGCATTCCCGTCGCGCCGATCCAGACGACGGCAGAGGTGGTCGACCATGCGCAGACGCATGCGCTCGGCATCATCGAAAAGCCGTCGGACGACGAGATCGGGTTGGTCGGGCTGCCGTTGTCGTTCGACGGCAAGCGTACCCCGCCCCTGCATGCGGCGAGGGATATCGGCGCCGACAATCCGTCGCTCGACGCGCTGCTCAACGCGAGCCGGCAGGCATAG
- a CDS encoding Imm50 family immunity protein, with protein sequence MPLQSNYPNTLHYVRQNARRLTYDIGYYLSPQNDGAITVGYEIVQAAHNGRISCAATTLDFRGSLEEAERYLIKMLEAMVEGLSESWESDQYRNRKETDESAVEHAWLIRSVYGYWPKFHDAGVLAITLRRVNVNGGWQTDMELTIRHAGQDNPAWKGPQTPCRITFLFEDVEGSEFETENVAFPSWIYDLRFSHCDDGRIQIDLYPSTGFGILLYCRAATVIRIEPCASDNHGI encoded by the coding sequence ATGCCGCTTCAGTCAAACTACCCCAACACGCTCCACTACGTCCGGCAGAATGCGCGCCGGCTGACTTATGACATCGGTTACTACCTGAGCCCGCAAAACGATGGAGCGATCACCGTCGGCTACGAGATCGTGCAAGCGGCGCACAACGGTCGCATCAGCTGCGCTGCGACCACGCTCGACTTCCGGGGCTCGCTCGAAGAAGCGGAGCGGTACCTGATCAAGATGCTCGAAGCGATGGTCGAGGGCTTATCCGAGTCGTGGGAATCGGATCAATACAGAAACCGCAAGGAGACGGACGAGAGCGCGGTCGAGCATGCATGGCTGATACGCAGCGTCTACGGCTACTGGCCGAAATTCCACGATGCCGGGGTGCTGGCCATCACGCTGCGCCGGGTCAATGTGAACGGTGGATGGCAAACGGATATGGAACTCACGATCCGTCATGCCGGGCAAGACAATCCGGCCTGGAAGGGGCCGCAAACGCCTTGCCGGATTACGTTCCTGTTCGAGGACGTCGAGGGAAGCGAGTTCGAGACGGAAAATGTCGCGTTCCCGTCGTGGATTTACGATCTGCGGTTTTCTCACTGCGACGACGGCCGCATCCAGATCGACCTGTATCCGTCGACCGGCTTCGGGATCCTGCTCTACTGCCGTGCCGCGACCGTCATCCGCATCGAGCCGTGCGCATCAGACAACCACGGCATCTGA
- a CDS encoding LysR family transcriptional regulator produces the protein MSTFNRLHLIRQVDLLTLKLFLSAVEEQQIGLAAIRENVAASTATKRIQDLEDIAGIKLLERSPKGVLPSPAGEVLVRYLRRIFANLDDMRSEIAAFTDGMRGELTIASARSIIVPFLAREIGEFQRAYPLVNIVVRELDNAGIVQAAARGEADVGVFAAAHALDLGGVDVTPYREDRLIAVVPQGHPLATRTSVTTEDLLSENLIVVGAMVGAIRAAARRLGVDFQPRYDVRSTGVAVSLVQAGLGVTVQPECMVSHELFSRVAVLELAEPWAVRRVQVATARGRELNPIARALIEQLLDLPEDTPVA, from the coding sequence ATGAGTACTTTCAATCGCCTGCACCTGATTCGGCAGGTCGATCTGCTTACGTTGAAGCTGTTCCTGTCGGCGGTCGAGGAGCAGCAAATCGGCCTGGCGGCGATCCGCGAGAACGTGGCCGCATCGACGGCGACCAAGCGGATTCAGGATCTCGAGGACATCGCGGGCATCAAGCTGCTCGAACGCAGCCCGAAAGGGGTGCTGCCGAGCCCGGCGGGCGAGGTGCTCGTCCGTTATCTCCGGCGGATCTTCGCGAACCTCGACGACATGCGCTCGGAGATCGCGGCGTTTACCGACGGCATGCGGGGGGAGCTGACGATCGCGTCGGCGCGCTCGATCATCGTGCCGTTTCTCGCGCGCGAGATCGGCGAATTCCAGCGTGCGTATCCGCTCGTCAATATCGTCGTGCGTGAGCTCGACAATGCCGGCATCGTGCAGGCGGCCGCACGCGGCGAAGCCGACGTCGGCGTGTTCGCGGCCGCTCACGCGCTCGATCTCGGCGGTGTCGACGTCACGCCGTATCGCGAGGATCGCCTCATCGCGGTCGTGCCGCAGGGGCACCCGCTTGCCACGCGCACGAGCGTCACGACCGAGGATCTGCTGTCCGAGAACCTGATCGTCGTCGGGGCGATGGTCGGTGCGATCCGGGCGGCGGCGCGCCGGCTCGGCGTGGATTTCCAGCCGCGATACGACGTCCGCAGCACCGGCGTGGCCGTGAGCCTGGTGCAGGCCGGGCTCGGTGTGACGGTCCAGCCGGAATGCATGGTGAGCCACGAATTGTTCAGCCGGGTCGCCGTGCTGGAACTGGCGGAGCCGTGGGCCGTGCGCCGCGTTCAGGTCGCCACGGCACGCGGTCGCGAGTTGAACCCGATCGCGCGTGCGTTGATCGAGCAATTGCTCGACCTGCCTGAAGACACGCCCGTGGCATGA
- a CDS encoding MaoC/PaaZ C-terminal domain-containing protein, whose product MSVINNSVNIPLDELEIGTKFRSNGRTVTESDVVMFCMFTGNWIEIHSNKEYASKTRWGERIVQGQLTFSLISGLLQFGPAIQANYGVDKMRFLNPVKIGDTVYASAEVIAKKEKDDKFGVGTMLIQAYNQRGEVLQRSEWSLLMLRKRADLDALIAEAQPDFKV is encoded by the coding sequence ATGAGCGTCATCAACAACAGCGTCAACATTCCGCTCGACGAGCTGGAAATCGGCACGAAGTTCCGTTCGAATGGTCGCACCGTGACCGAGAGCGATGTCGTGATGTTCTGCATGTTCACGGGCAACTGGATCGAGATTCACTCGAACAAGGAATACGCGTCGAAGACCCGCTGGGGCGAGCGTATCGTGCAGGGCCAACTGACGTTCTCGCTGATTTCGGGGCTGCTGCAGTTCGGCCCGGCGATCCAGGCGAACTACGGCGTCGACAAGATGCGCTTCCTGAACCCGGTGAAGATCGGCGACACGGTCTACGCCAGCGCCGAGGTGATCGCGAAGAAGGAGAAGGACGACAAGTTCGGCGTCGGCACGATGCTGATCCAGGCGTACAACCAGCGCGGCGAAGTCCTGCAGCGCAGCGAATGGAGCCTGCTGATGCTGCGCAAGCGTGCCGATCTCGACGCACTGATCGCCGAAGCGCAACCCGACTTCAAGGTCTGA
- a CDS encoding MFS transporter, translating to MKLTPARARLFTLRHLRSDLLPWAIALSVGIDYFDNSIFSFFTSYIAGGINASPDELVWSSTAYATASVLGIVQQQWLIERLGFRRYLSGCLLMFAAGSLAASLSESSMSLAMARGFQGYFIGPMLGTCRIMLQTGFTPEERAPATRIFLVMILLASALAPMAGGYLVAHFDWRALFLCSTVGGAALSAFTFLVVPHIGRRPIERRSDTHLWPYLVFAIALGALQIVAQQLRFEVFSTTPLMPLATVAGLTALGWFAWHQWHDPRPLLRVNALREGPFRQGIVLYAFYYFISNAIGFLISRLLQSGLGYPVENAGRLVGLTSLTAIPMAIAYFKYARLIKRKWLIVPGFAMAAAIGIWVLNLPPDVSMGWLLPPLVLRGFLLMFIALPTASAAFQIFSNDEFTHGYRFKNVVKQLAYSLSTATFIIVDQHRTAVHQTRLVEFANPYNPVFVNTLDTMTHAFEAQGLGAAEARGLSLGQIAHMVAHQASFLSALDGFEMIVGLALVGGTIAFVQRQIR from the coding sequence ATGAAACTCACGCCAGCCCGCGCCCGCCTGTTCACGCTCAGGCATCTGCGCAGCGACCTGCTGCCGTGGGCGATCGCGTTGTCCGTCGGCATCGATTACTTCGACAACTCGATCTTTTCGTTCTTCACGAGCTATATCGCGGGCGGCATCAATGCGTCGCCGGACGAGCTGGTGTGGTCGTCGACCGCCTACGCGACCGCCTCCGTGCTCGGCATCGTGCAGCAGCAATGGCTGATCGAGCGCCTCGGCTTCCGGCGCTACCTGAGCGGCTGCCTGCTGATGTTCGCAGCGGGATCGCTCGCCGCATCGCTCAGCGAATCGTCGATGTCGCTCGCGATGGCCCGCGGCTTCCAGGGCTATTTCATCGGACCGATGCTCGGCACCTGCCGCATCATGCTGCAAACCGGCTTCACACCCGAGGAACGCGCCCCCGCCACGCGCATCTTCCTCGTGATGATCCTGCTCGCCAGCGCGCTCGCACCGATGGCGGGCGGTTATCTCGTCGCGCACTTCGACTGGCGCGCGCTGTTCCTGTGCTCGACGGTCGGCGGGGCCGCGCTGTCGGCGTTCACCTTCCTCGTGGTGCCGCACATCGGCCGCCGCCCGATCGAGCGCCGCAGCGACACCCATCTGTGGCCTTATCTGGTGTTCGCGATCGCGCTCGGCGCACTGCAGATCGTCGCGCAGCAGCTGCGCTTCGAAGTGTTCAGCACCACGCCGCTGATGCCGCTGGCCACCGTCGCGGGGCTGACCGCGCTCGGCTGGTTCGCGTGGCATCAGTGGCACGATCCGCGCCCGCTCCTTCGCGTGAATGCGCTGCGCGAAGGCCCGTTCCGGCAAGGCATCGTGCTTTACGCGTTCTATTACTTCATCAGTAATGCGATCGGTTTCCTGATCTCGCGGCTCCTGCAAAGCGGGCTCGGCTATCCGGTGGAAAATGCGGGCCGCCTCGTCGGGCTCACTTCGCTCACGGCGATTCCGATGGCCATCGCGTATTTCAAATACGCGCGCCTCATCAAGCGCAAATGGCTGATCGTGCCGGGCTTCGCGATGGCGGCCGCGATCGGCATCTGGGTGCTCAACCTGCCGCCCGACGTCAGCATGGGCTGGCTGCTGCCGCCGCTGGTGTTGCGCGGCTTTCTGCTGATGTTCATCGCGCTACCGACCGCGAGCGCCGCGTTTCAGATTTTCTCGAACGACGAATTCACGCACGGGTACCGCTTCAAGAACGTGGTCAAACAGCTGGCCTACTCGCTGTCGACCGCGACGTTCATCATCGTCGACCAACATCGCACGGCCGTGCATCAGACGCGTCTCGTCGAGTTCGCGAATCCGTACAACCCGGTGTTCGTGAACACGCTCGACACGATGACGCACGCGTTCGAGGCGCAGGGGCTGGGTGCAGCCGAGGCGCGCGGCCTGTCGTTGGGTCAGATCGCGCATATGGTCGCGCATCAGGCCAGTTTCCTGAGCGCGCTGGACGGCTTCGAGATGATCGTGGGGCTGGCGCTGGTGGGGGGAACGATTGCCTTCGTGCAGCGGCAGATCCGGTAG
- a CDS encoding CaiB/BaiF CoA transferase family protein, translating to MHSAKGPLAGIRIVELGGVGPVPFCCMLLSDLGAEIIRIDRPPGYDGGQPGDPRFNLLNRGRRSAALDLKKAASTAAILKLVGQADALVEGFRPGVAEKLGLGPDACLAANPSLVYGRMTGWGQQGPLAQAPGHDINYISLSGVLHSVGAAGGPPVIPLNLAGDFGGGSLYLALGVVSAILESKRSGKGQVVDAAMVDGSASLMTLFYGMLASGYWKDERGSNRLDSGAPWYNVYETRDGRWISIGSNESRFWRNTLEMLGLPEEEMPDQHDRSRWPEVHAKFAALFLTRTRDEWCALAEGRDVCIAPVLSMAEAPDHPHLRARQTFIERDGVVQPAPAPRFSRTPGEIQSSPTLPGEHTDEVLGDWGFTAAELAALREAGAIA from the coding sequence ATGCACAGCGCAAAAGGGCCGCTTGCCGGTATCAGGATCGTGGAGCTGGGGGGCGTCGGCCCCGTGCCGTTCTGCTGCATGTTGCTGTCGGATCTCGGCGCCGAAATCATTCGGATCGACCGCCCGCCCGGCTATGACGGCGGCCAGCCCGGCGACCCGCGTTTCAACCTGCTGAACCGTGGCCGGCGCAGTGCCGCACTCGACCTGAAGAAAGCGGCGTCGACTGCGGCGATCCTGAAGCTGGTCGGCCAGGCCGACGCGCTGGTCGAAGGGTTTCGCCCCGGTGTCGCGGAGAAACTCGGTCTCGGGCCGGACGCCTGCCTCGCGGCGAACCCGTCGCTGGTTTATGGCCGGATGACCGGCTGGGGGCAGCAGGGCCCGCTCGCGCAGGCACCGGGCCACGACATCAACTACATCTCGCTGAGCGGCGTACTGCATTCGGTCGGCGCGGCCGGCGGCCCGCCGGTGATCCCGCTCAATCTGGCCGGGGATTTCGGTGGCGGCTCGCTGTATCTCGCGCTTGGCGTCGTGTCGGCGATCCTCGAGAGCAAGCGGTCGGGCAAGGGGCAGGTGGTCGATGCGGCGATGGTCGACGGTTCTGCGTCGCTGATGACGCTCTTCTACGGCATGCTGGCGAGCGGCTACTGGAAGGATGAGCGCGGCAGCAATCGTCTGGACTCCGGTGCACCCTGGTACAACGTGTACGAAACCCGCGACGGGCGCTGGATCAGCATCGGGTCGAACGAGTCGCGTTTCTGGCGCAATACGCTGGAGATGCTCGGCTTGCCCGAAGAAGAGATGCCGGATCAACACGATCGTTCGCGCTGGCCCGAGGTCCATGCGAAGTTTGCGGCATTGTTCCTTACGCGCACCCGCGACGAATGGTGCGCGCTCGCCGAAGGCCGCGACGTCTGCATCGCGCCCGTGCTGTCGATGGCGGAAGCGCCCGATCATCCCCACTTGCGCGCGCGGCAGACATTCATCGAACGTGACGGCGTGGTCCAGCCGGCACCCGCGCCGCGCTTCAGCAGGACACCTGGCGAAATTCAATCGTCGCCGACGCTACCTGGCGAACATACCGACGAAGTTCTCGGCGACTGGGGGTTCACCGCCGCCGAACTGGCCGCGCTACGGGAGGCCGGCGCGATCGCATGA
- a CDS encoding CaiB/BaiF CoA transferase family protein, with the protein MAGPLDGVRVLDLTSNFMGPYASLLLADMGADVCKIESRDGDTTRNIGPSRHPGMGPIFLHLNRNKRSLVLNLKHPDGIASLKRMAETADVLLYSMRPHTMAKLGIAYEDVRKLNPRIIYCGAFGFGQNGPYASRPAYDDLIQAAVGMPVLQSRKNGPPTYVASAIADRVVGMATSNAVAMALYRREKTGVGQQVFVPMLETFAHFVMGDHLYGHTFVPPLGDWGYARMMNPDRRPYRTLDGYIGVNVYADHHWKRFFLLSGHPEMAEDPRFNNIGGRTEHIAHLHAFLARVFETRTTAEWVNTLTEADIPVIEMNTPETLIDDPHMTAVGFFAEQEHPSEGRIRTLGIPQQWSESVPALRYPAPRLGEHSVALLTEYGFDRNEIDGMLRSGGVYAPESDGVPQPQ; encoded by the coding sequence ATGGCCGGACCCCTCGACGGCGTGCGCGTCCTCGACCTGACGTCGAACTTCATGGGCCCCTACGCATCGCTGCTGCTGGCGGACATGGGCGCCGACGTGTGCAAGATCGAATCGCGCGACGGCGACACGACGCGCAATATCGGGCCGAGCCGGCATCCCGGCATGGGCCCGATCTTCCTGCATCTGAATCGAAACAAGCGCAGCCTCGTGCTGAACCTGAAGCACCCGGACGGCATCGCGTCGCTGAAGCGGATGGCGGAAACCGCCGACGTGCTGCTGTACAGCATGCGGCCGCACACGATGGCGAAGCTGGGCATCGCGTACGAGGATGTGCGCAAGCTCAACCCGCGCATCATCTACTGCGGCGCATTCGGCTTCGGGCAGAACGGGCCGTATGCATCGCGTCCGGCCTACGACGACCTGATCCAGGCTGCGGTCGGCATGCCGGTGCTGCAAAGCCGCAAGAATGGCCCGCCGACCTATGTCGCGAGCGCGATTGCCGATCGGGTAGTCGGGATGGCGACCAGCAATGCGGTGGCGATGGCGCTGTACCGGCGCGAGAAGACGGGCGTCGGCCAGCAGGTGTTCGTGCCGATGCTCGAGACCTTCGCGCATTTCGTGATGGGCGATCACCTGTACGGACACACGTTCGTCCCGCCGCTCGGCGACTGGGGCTATGCCCGGATGATGAATCCGGACCGGCGCCCGTATCGCACGCTCGATGGCTACATCGGCGTGAACGTCTATGCGGACCATCACTGGAAGCGCTTTTTCCTGCTGTCCGGGCATCCCGAGATGGCCGAGGATCCGCGCTTCAACAACATCGGCGGCCGGACCGAGCACATCGCGCACCTGCACGCGTTTCTCGCGCGCGTGTTCGAGACGCGGACCACGGCCGAATGGGTGAACACGCTGACCGAAGCCGATATTCCGGTGATCGAGATGAATACGCCCGAAACGCTGATCGACGATCCGCACATGACGGCGGTCGGGTTCTTCGCGGAGCAGGAGCACCCGTCGGAGGGGCGGATTCGTACGCTCGGCATCCCGCAGCAATGGAGCGAGAGCGTGCCGGCGCTGCGTTATCCGGCGCCGCGTCTCGGTGAGCACTCGGTGGCGCTGCTCACGGAGTACGGCTTCGATCGCAACGAAATCGACGGGATGCTGCGTTCGGGCGGCGTGTATGCGCCCGAATCGGACGGCGTGCCGCAACCGCAATAA
- a CDS encoding HD domain-containing protein translates to MTLPAFAPFQDLANALLAHWSDANGDGSHDTSHLQRVWKNAAAIQAKEGGDAEVLFAATLLHDCVAVEKNSPLRAQASRLSADKARQVLKSLDWPDAKIDAVAHAVVAHSFSACIAPTTLEARMLQDADRLDAIGMVGVARCFYVAGRMGSALYDPVDPHASERALDDTRFAIDHFRTKLLRLSTGFQTVTGTRMAIVRRDRLQRFLDEFSDEI, encoded by the coding sequence ATGACTCTCCCAGCGTTCGCACCCTTTCAGGATCTGGCCAACGCCTTGCTCGCTCACTGGAGCGATGCCAATGGCGATGGCTCCCACGACACGTCGCATCTGCAACGCGTGTGGAAGAACGCGGCCGCGATCCAGGCGAAGGAGGGCGGCGACGCCGAGGTGCTGTTTGCGGCGACACTGCTGCACGACTGCGTGGCGGTGGAGAAAAATTCCCCGCTTCGCGCGCAGGCATCGCGGCTGTCGGCGGACAAGGCCCGGCAGGTGCTGAAGTCGCTGGATTGGCCGGATGCGAAGATCGATGCGGTTGCGCACGCGGTCGTAGCGCACAGTTTTTCGGCCTGTATCGCGCCGACGACGCTGGAAGCCAGGATGCTGCAGGATGCCGACCGGCTCGATGCGATCGGCATGGTGGGCGTCGCACGGTGTTTTTATGTCGCGGGCCGGATGGGCAGCGCGTTGTATGACCCGGTCGATCCGCACGCATCGGAACGGGCGCTCGACGACACGCGATTCGCGATCGATCACTTCCGCACGAAACTGCTGCGGCTTTCAACCGGTTTCCAGACCGTCACGGGTACGCGCATGGCGATCGTTCGCCGCGATCGATTGCAGCGCTTTCTCGACGAGTTTTCCGACGAGATCTGA